One part of the Leclercia sp. LSNIH1 genome encodes these proteins:
- a CDS encoding NarK family nitrate/nitrite MFS transporter, with product MSQQTEKNNHYLLSNWKPENPAFWENKGKPIARRNLVISVACLLLAFCVWMLFSAVAVNLNKVGFNFTTDQLFMLTALPSLSGAILRVPYSFMVPIFGGRYWTVLSTVILIIPCVWLGIAVQNTATPYSVFIIIALLCGFAGANFASSMGNISFFFPKSKQGSALGINGGLGNLGVSVMQMVAPVVIFLPMFTFLGVHGVPQEDGSSLFLANAAWIWAPLLLLATVAAFFGMNDIASSKATIASQLPVLKRLHLWLLSLLYLATFGSFIGFSAGFAMLSKTQFPDVNILHLAFFGPLIGALARSAGGVISDKLGGVRVTLVNFIFMAVFTALLFLTLPGSGSGSFTAFYLVFMGLFLTAGLGSGSTFQMIAVIFRQITVYRVKLRGGTEEQAQKEAVTDTAAALGFISAIGAVGGFFIPKAFGTSLALTGSPVGAMKVFLVFYIVCVFVTWLVYGRRQKHVKS from the coding sequence ATGTCGCAACAAACTGAGAAGAATAATCATTATCTTTTAAGTAACTGGAAACCGGAAAATCCTGCTTTTTGGGAAAATAAAGGCAAGCCGATTGCGCGACGAAATTTGGTTATCTCCGTGGCCTGTTTGCTACTGGCATTCTGCGTCTGGATGTTATTTAGCGCGGTGGCGGTCAATCTGAATAAGGTCGGTTTTAATTTCACCACCGACCAGCTCTTTATGTTAACTGCCCTGCCATCTCTCTCCGGCGCAATATTACGGGTTCCCTACTCCTTTATGGTGCCTATATTCGGTGGCCGTTACTGGACGGTATTAAGTACCGTCATTCTGATTATTCCCTGCGTCTGGCTGGGTATTGCGGTGCAAAATACCGCTACCCCCTATTCGGTATTTATTATTATCGCCCTGCTGTGCGGCTTTGCCGGCGCCAACTTCGCCTCCAGCATGGGCAACATCAGCTTTTTCTTCCCCAAATCGAAACAGGGCAGCGCGCTGGGTATTAACGGCGGGCTGGGCAACCTCGGCGTCAGCGTGATGCAGATGGTGGCCCCGGTGGTGATCTTCCTGCCGATGTTTACCTTTCTCGGGGTACATGGCGTGCCGCAGGAGGATGGCTCGTCCCTGTTTCTGGCGAACGCCGCCTGGATCTGGGCCCCGCTGCTGCTGCTGGCAACCGTTGCTGCCTTTTTTGGCATGAACGATATCGCCAGTTCAAAAGCAACCATCGCCAGCCAGCTGCCGGTGCTCAAGCGTCTCCATCTGTGGCTGTTGAGCCTGCTCTATCTGGCGACCTTCGGCTCGTTTATCGGCTTTTCCGCGGGCTTCGCCATGTTGTCGAAAACCCAGTTCCCGGACGTTAACATCCTGCATCTGGCCTTCTTCGGCCCGCTGATTGGCGCCCTGGCCCGCTCCGCTGGCGGGGTGATCTCCGACAAGCTCGGCGGCGTGCGCGTCACGCTGGTGAACTTCATCTTTATGGCAGTGTTTACCGCCCTGCTCTTCCTTACCCTGCCAGGCTCCGGTTCCGGCAGCTTTACCGCCTTCTATCTGGTGTTTATGGGGCTGTTCCTCACCGCCGGGCTCGGCAGCGGCTCGACCTTCCAGATGATCGCTGTCATCTTCCGGCAAATCACCGTCTATAGAGTGAAACTGCGCGGCGGCACGGAAGAACAGGCGCAGAAAGAGGCTGTTACCGACACCGCGGCCGCGCTGGGCTTTATCTCGGCCATTGGTGCCGTGGGCGGCTTCTTCATTCCCAAAGCCTTTGGCACCTCGCTGGCGTTAACCGGCTCCCCGGTGGGGGCGATGAAGGTCTTCCTGGTGTTCTACATCGTCTGCGTGTTCGTCACCTGGCTGGTGTATGGCCGTCGGCAAAAGCACGTCAAATCATAA
- a CDS encoding nitrate reductase subunit alpha — protein sequence MSKLLDRFRYFKLKGDTFADGHGQVMHTNRDWEDSYRQRWQYDKIVRSTHGVNCTGSCSWKIYVKNGLVTWETQQTDYPRTRPDLPNHEPRGCPRGASYSWYLYSANRLKYPLVRKKLIELWREALAQHSDPVLAWNAIQNDPQKRQSYRQARGHGGFVRSNWKELNQLIAAANVWTIKHYGPDRVAGFSPIPAMSMVSYAAGTRYLSLLGGTCLSFYDWYCDLPPASPMTWGEQTDVPESADWYNSSYIIAWGSNVPQTRTPDAHFFTEVRYKGTKTIAITPDFSEVAKLSDQWLAPKQGTDSALAMAMGHVILKEFHIDNPSDYFLNYCRRYTDMPMLVMLDPREDGSLVPGRMLRASDLADGLGETNNPEWKTVAYTTTGDLVVPNGSIGFRWGEKGKWNLEPLAAGQETELALSLLGTHDSVAGVAFPYFGGNENPHFRSVKQEPVLVRQLPVKTLTLADGRQLQVASVYDLILANYGLDRGLEDNLAAKDYAEIKAYTPAWGEQITGVPRRHIEQIAREFADTAHKTHGRSMIILGAGVNHWYHMDMNYRGMINMLVFCGCVGKSGGGWSHYVGQEKLRPQTGWLPLAFALDWNRPPRQMNSTSFFYNHASQWRYEKLTARELLSPLADASKFTGHLIDFNVRAERMGWLPSAPQLNLNPLHIKAQADAAGMSPQEYTAQALKSGDIRMACEQPDNGNNHPRNLFVWRSNLLGSSGKGHEYMLKYLLGTGNGIQGDDLGTTDDVKPEEVEWQTAAIEGKLDLLVTLDFRMSSTCLFSDIVLPTATWYEKDDMNTSDMHPFIHPLSAAVDPAWESRSDWEIYKGIAKVFSEVCVGHLGTETDVVLQPLQHDSPAELSQPFDIADWRKGECDLIPGKTAPNIAVVERNYPDTWERFTALGPLLDKLGNGGKGISWNTQDEVDFLGKLNYVKLDGPAKGRPRIETAIDASEVILALAPETNGQVAVKAWEALAEFTGREHSHLALNKEDEKIRFRDIQAQPRKIISSPTWSGIESEHVSYNAGYTNVHELIPWRTLSGRQQLYQDHLWMRAFGESLVAYRPPIDTRSVSHMRAIPPNGFPEKALNFLTPHQKWGIHSTYSENLLMQTLSRGGPIVWMSETDARELGIEDNDWIEAFNANGALTARAVVSQRVPPGMTMMYHAQERILNIPGSEVTGRRGGIHNSVTRVCPKPTHMIGGYAQLAYGFNYYGTVGSNRDEFIMIRKMKNINWLDGEGNDQVQEAKK from the coding sequence ATGAGTAAATTGTTGGATCGCTTTCGTTATTTCAAACTCAAAGGCGACACCTTCGCCGATGGACACGGTCAGGTGATGCACACCAACCGCGACTGGGAAGACAGCTATCGCCAGCGATGGCAGTACGACAAAATTGTGCGATCCACCCATGGCGTAAACTGTACCGGCTCCTGTAGCTGGAAAATCTACGTCAAGAACGGGCTGGTGACCTGGGAAACGCAGCAGACCGACTATCCCCGCACTCGCCCCGACCTGCCGAACCACGAGCCGCGCGGCTGCCCGCGCGGGGCAAGCTACTCCTGGTATCTCTACAGCGCCAACCGCCTGAAGTATCCGCTGGTGCGCAAGAAGCTGATTGAGCTCTGGCGCGAGGCGCTGGCGCAGCACAGCGATCCGGTGCTGGCCTGGAACGCCATCCAGAACGACCCGCAAAAGCGCCAGAGCTACAGGCAGGCCCGCGGCCACGGCGGCTTTGTTCGCTCAAACTGGAAAGAGCTGAACCAGCTTATCGCCGCCGCTAACGTCTGGACCATCAAACACTACGGCCCGGACCGGGTGGCAGGCTTCTCGCCCATCCCGGCGATGTCGATGGTCTCCTACGCCGCAGGCACCCGCTATCTCTCCCTGCTGGGTGGCACCTGCCTGAGCTTCTACGACTGGTACTGCGACCTGCCGCCTGCGTCACCCATGACCTGGGGCGAGCAGACCGACGTGCCGGAATCCGCCGACTGGTACAACTCCAGCTATATCATCGCCTGGGGGTCGAACGTGCCCCAGACCCGTACCCCGGACGCCCACTTCTTCACCGAAGTGCGCTACAAGGGCACCAAAACCATCGCCATCACCCCCGATTTTTCGGAAGTGGCGAAGCTCAGCGACCAGTGGCTGGCGCCGAAACAGGGCACCGACAGCGCCTTAGCCATGGCGATGGGCCACGTGATCCTGAAAGAGTTCCATATCGATAACCCGAGCGACTACTTCCTCAACTACTGCCGCCGCTATACCGACATGCCGATGCTGGTGATGCTCGATCCGCGGGAGGATGGCAGCCTGGTGCCGGGGAGGATGCTGCGTGCCTCCGACCTCGCCGACGGGCTGGGTGAAACCAACAATCCGGAGTGGAAAACCGTCGCCTATACCACCACCGGCGATCTGGTAGTGCCGAACGGATCTATCGGCTTCCGCTGGGGTGAAAAAGGCAAATGGAACCTCGAGCCGCTGGCGGCAGGCCAGGAGACCGAGCTGGCGCTCTCCCTGCTGGGCACCCACGACAGCGTCGCCGGGGTAGCCTTCCCCTACTTTGGCGGCAATGAGAACCCGCATTTTCGCAGCGTGAAGCAGGAGCCGGTGCTGGTGCGCCAGCTGCCGGTGAAAACGTTGACCCTCGCCGATGGCCGCCAGCTGCAGGTCGCCAGCGTCTACGATCTGATACTCGCGAATTACGGCCTCGACCGCGGGCTGGAGGATAACCTCGCGGCCAAAGATTACGCCGAGATCAAAGCCTACACCCCGGCGTGGGGGGAGCAGATCACCGGCGTACCGCGTCGTCATATCGAGCAGATCGCCCGGGAGTTCGCCGACACCGCGCATAAAACCCATGGCCGGTCGATGATTATCCTCGGCGCCGGGGTCAACCACTGGTATCACATGGACATGAACTACCGCGGGATGATCAACATGCTGGTCTTCTGCGGCTGCGTGGGTAAAAGCGGCGGCGGCTGGTCGCACTATGTCGGCCAGGAGAAGCTGCGCCCGCAAACCGGCTGGCTGCCGCTGGCCTTTGCCCTCGACTGGAACCGCCCGCCACGGCAGATGAACAGCACCTCGTTCTTCTACAACCACGCCAGCCAGTGGCGCTATGAGAAACTCACCGCCCGGGAGCTGCTCTCCCCCCTGGCGGACGCCTCGAAGTTCACCGGCCACCTGATCGACTTTAACGTGCGCGCCGAGCGGATGGGCTGGCTCCCCTCCGCCCCCCAGCTCAACCTCAACCCGCTGCACATCAAGGCTCAGGCCGATGCGGCTGGCATGTCGCCCCAGGAGTACACCGCCCAGGCGCTGAAATCGGGCGATATCCGTATGGCCTGCGAGCAGCCGGACAACGGCAATAACCACCCGCGCAACCTGTTTGTCTGGCGCTCGAACCTGCTCGGCTCCTCCGGCAAGGGGCATGAGTACATGCTCAAGTACCTGCTGGGCACCGGAAACGGCATTCAGGGCGACGATCTGGGCACCACCGATGACGTGAAGCCGGAAGAGGTGGAGTGGCAGACCGCCGCCATTGAGGGCAAGCTGGATCTGCTGGTGACGCTCGATTTCCGCATGTCCAGCACCTGCCTCTTCTCCGATATCGTCCTGCCCACCGCCACCTGGTATGAGAAAGACGATATGAATACCTCGGATATGCATCCGTTTATTCATCCCCTTTCCGCCGCCGTCGACCCGGCATGGGAGTCCCGCAGCGACTGGGAGATCTACAAGGGCATCGCCAAAGTCTTCTCTGAGGTCTGTGTCGGCCACCTGGGCACTGAAACCGACGTGGTGTTGCAGCCGTTACAGCATGACTCCCCGGCGGAGCTCTCCCAGCCGTTTGACATCGCCGACTGGCGCAAGGGTGAATGCGATCTCATCCCCGGTAAAACCGCGCCGAACATTGCCGTGGTCGAACGTAACTACCCGGATACCTGGGAGCGTTTCACTGCCCTCGGCCCGCTGCTGGACAAGCTCGGCAACGGCGGGAAAGGCATCTCCTGGAACACCCAGGATGAGGTCGATTTCCTCGGCAAGCTCAATTACGTCAAGCTCGACGGCCCGGCGAAAGGCCGCCCGCGCATTGAGACGGCCATTGACGCCTCGGAAGTTATTCTCGCCCTCGCCCCGGAAACCAACGGCCAGGTGGCGGTCAAAGCCTGGGAAGCGTTGGCGGAGTTCACCGGGCGCGAACACAGCCATCTGGCGCTGAACAAGGAGGACGAGAAGATCCGCTTCCGCGATATTCAGGCCCAGCCGCGCAAGATTATCTCCAGCCCGACCTGGTCCGGCATTGAGAGCGAGCATGTCTCCTATAACGCCGGGTACACCAACGTCCACGAGCTGATCCCGTGGCGCACCCTCTCCGGGCGTCAGCAGCTGTATCAGGATCATCTCTGGATGCGCGCCTTCGGCGAAAGCCTGGTGGCCTATCGTCCACCGATTGATACCCGCAGCGTCAGCCATATGCGCGCGATCCCGCCGAACGGCTTCCCGGAGAAGGCGCTCAACTTCCTGACGCCGCACCAGAAATGGGGCATCCACTCCACCTACAGCGAAAACCTGCTGATGCAGACCCTGTCGCGCGGCGGGCCCATCGTCTGGATGAGCGAAACCGACGCCCGGGAGCTGGGCATTGAGGATAACGACTGGATAGAAGCCTTCAACGCCAACGGGGCGCTCACCGCCCGGGCGGTGGTCAGCCAGCGCGTGCCGCCGGGCATGACCATGATGTACCACGCCCAGGAGCGCATTCTGAACATCCCCGGTTCAGAAGTGACCGGACGGCGCGGCGGCATTCATAACTCCGTGACCCGCGTCTGCCCGAAACCAACCCATATGATTGGCGGCTACGCTCAGCTCGCCTACGGCTTTAACTACTACGGCACCGTAGGTTCTAACCGCGACGAGTTCATCATGATCCGCAAAATGAAAAACATTAACTGGCTGGATGGCGAAGGTAACGACCAGGTACAGGAGGCGAAAAAATGA
- the narH gene encoding nitrate reductase subunit beta, whose translation MKIRSQVGMVLNLDKCIGCHTCSVTCKNVWTGREGMEYAWFNNVETKPGIGYPKNWEDQEVWQGGWIRGISGKLTPRLGGKLGVLSKIFANPQMPQIDDYYEPFTFDYQDLHRAKESEHLPTARPRSLIDGKRMDKIKWGPNWEELLGGEFEKRARDRNFDRMQKEMYGQFENTFMMYLPRLCEHCLNPSCAATCPSGAIYKREEDGIVLIDQDKCRGWRLCISGCPYKKIYFNWKSGKSEKCIFCYPRIESGQPTVCSETCVGRIRYLGVLLYDADRIQEAASTEHETDLYERQCDVFLNPNDPAVIEEALKQGIPQNVIDAAQRSPVYKLAMNWKLALPLHPEYRTLPMVWYVPPLSPIQSYADAGGLPQTDSILPAVESLRIPVQYLANMLSAGDTGPVLRALKRMMAMRHYKRSQTVEGVTDTRAIEEVGLSVEQVEEMYRYLAIANYEDRFVIPTSHREMARDAFPERNGCGFTFGDGCHGSDTKFNLFNSSRIDAINITEVREHGEGE comes from the coding sequence ATGAAAATACGCTCACAGGTCGGCATGGTGTTAAATCTCGATAAATGTATTGGCTGTCACACCTGCTCGGTGACCTGCAAAAACGTCTGGACCGGGCGCGAAGGGATGGAGTACGCCTGGTTTAACAACGTCGAAACCAAGCCGGGCATCGGCTACCCGAAAAACTGGGAGGACCAGGAGGTGTGGCAAGGCGGCTGGATCCGCGGCATCTCCGGCAAGCTGACCCCGCGGCTGGGCGGCAAGCTGGGGGTGCTGTCCAAAATCTTCGCTAACCCGCAAATGCCGCAGATCGACGATTACTATGAGCCCTTTACCTTCGACTACCAGGATCTGCATCGGGCCAAAGAGAGCGAACATCTCCCTACCGCCCGTCCCCGCTCGCTGATTGACGGCAAGCGCATGGATAAAATCAAGTGGGGGCCAAACTGGGAGGAGCTGCTGGGCGGCGAGTTTGAGAAACGCGCCCGGGATCGCAACTTCGACCGGATGCAGAAGGAGATGTACGGCCAGTTCGAAAATACCTTCATGATGTATCTCCCCCGCCTGTGCGAACACTGCCTGAACCCAAGCTGTGCGGCGACCTGCCCGAGCGGGGCCATCTACAAACGTGAAGAGGACGGCATTGTGCTGATCGACCAGGACAAGTGCCGCGGCTGGCGTTTGTGCATCAGCGGCTGCCCGTACAAAAAGATCTACTTCAACTGGAAGAGCGGAAAATCGGAGAAATGCATCTTCTGCTATCCGCGTATCGAATCGGGCCAGCCTACCGTCTGCTCGGAGACCTGCGTCGGGCGCATCCGCTATCTCGGCGTCCTGCTCTATGACGCAGACCGTATCCAGGAGGCGGCCAGCACCGAGCATGAAACCGATCTCTACGAACGTCAGTGCGACGTGTTCCTCAATCCGAACGATCCGGCGGTGATTGAAGAGGCGCTGAAACAGGGCATCCCCCAGAACGTGATTGATGCTGCCCAGCGCTCCCCGGTCTATAAACTGGCGATGAACTGGAAGCTGGCCCTGCCGCTCCACCCGGAATACCGCACCCTGCCGATGGTCTGGTATGTTCCCCCGCTGTCACCGATCCAGTCTTACGCCGATGCCGGTGGCCTGCCGCAGACCGACAGCATCCTCCCCGCGGTGGAAAGCCTGCGCATTCCGGTCCAGTACCTGGCGAACATGCTCAGCGCGGGCGATACCGGCCCGGTACTGCGCGCCCTGAAACGCATGATGGCGATGCGCCACTATAAGCGCTCCCAGACCGTAGAGGGGGTGACCGATACCCGCGCTATCGAAGAGGTGGGTCTGAGCGTGGAACAGGTAGAGGAGATGTACCGCTATCTCGCCATCGCCAACTACGAAGATCGCTTCGTGATCCCGACCAGCCACCGGGAAATGGCCCGGGACGCCTTCCCGGAGCGCAACGGCTGCGGCTTTACCTTCGGTGACGGCTGCCACGGCTCCGACACCAAATTCAATCTGTTCAACAGCAGCCGCATCGACGCTATCAACATCACCGAGGTGCGCGAACATGGGGAGGGAGAGTAA
- the narW gene encoding nitrate reductase molybdenum cofactor assembly chaperone codes for MQILKIIALLIEYPDEALWESRDEALALVAQDAPRLMPFAEHYLNAPLLDRQAEWCEVFERGRATSLLLFEHVHAESRDRGQAMVDLMNQYEQAGLQLDCRELPDYLPLYLEYLSILPEAQAQEGLQNVAPILALIGGRLKQREVAQYQLFDTLLKFAGSKLSSDSVTQQVAGEKRDDTRQALDAVWEEEQVKFIEDNATACDSSPMQQYQRRFSQDVAPQYVDVSAGGPK; via the coding sequence ATGCAGATCCTTAAAATTATCGCCCTGCTGATTGAGTACCCGGACGAGGCGCTGTGGGAGAGCCGCGACGAAGCCCTCGCCCTGGTGGCGCAGGACGCGCCGAGGCTGATGCCGTTTGCAGAGCACTATCTCAACGCCCCGCTGCTTGACCGGCAGGCCGAGTGGTGCGAGGTATTCGAGCGCGGGCGTGCCACCTCGCTGCTGCTGTTCGAGCATGTGCATGCCGAATCCCGGGATCGCGGCCAGGCGATGGTCGACCTGATGAACCAGTACGAGCAGGCCGGCTTGCAGCTCGACTGCCGCGAACTGCCGGACTATCTGCCGCTCTATCTGGAGTATCTGAGCATCCTGCCCGAGGCGCAGGCGCAAGAGGGACTGCAAAACGTGGCGCCGATCCTGGCGCTGATTGGCGGGCGATTAAAACAGCGGGAGGTGGCACAGTATCAGCTGTTCGACACCCTGCTGAAATTCGCAGGCAGCAAGCTATCAAGTGACAGTGTCACGCAGCAGGTGGCAGGCGAAAAACGGGATGACACCCGCCAGGCACTGGATGCGGTCTGGGAAGAGGAACAGGTGAAGTTTATTGAAGATAACGCCACGGCCTGCGACAGCTCGCCGATGCAGCAGTATCAACGACGCTTTAGCCAGGACGTCGCACCTCAGTACGTGGACGTCAGCGCCGGAGGCCCAAAATGA
- the narI gene encoding respiratory nitrate reductase subunit gamma, translating to MTHHLNVFFFDIYPYICAAVFFLGSWLRYDYGQYTWRASSSQLLDKRGMNWGSNLFHIGILGIFFGHLFGMLTPHWMYAWFLPMAVKQQLAMIAGGICGVLTLIGGSMLLYRRLFNQRVRATSTTPDIVIMSILLTQCVLGLTTIPFSAQYPDGSEMLKLVGWAQGIVTFRGGSSEMLSGVAFIFRVHLVLGMTIFLIFPFTRLVHVWSAPFEYITRRYQLVRSRR from the coding sequence ATGACACACCATCTGAACGTCTTTTTCTTCGATATTTACCCCTACATCTGCGCCGCGGTCTTTTTCCTCGGTAGCTGGCTGCGGTATGACTACGGCCAGTATACCTGGCGCGCCTCCTCCAGCCAGTTGCTGGATAAGCGCGGCATGAACTGGGGCTCTAATCTGTTCCACATCGGCATTCTGGGAATTTTCTTCGGCCACCTGTTCGGGATGTTGACCCCGCACTGGATGTACGCCTGGTTTTTGCCGATGGCGGTGAAACAGCAGCTGGCGATGATCGCCGGGGGGATCTGCGGGGTGCTGACGCTGATTGGCGGCTCGATGCTGCTCTACCGCCGCCTGTTTAACCAGCGGGTGCGGGCCACGTCGACCACGCCGGATATCGTCATTATGAGTATATTGCTGACCCAGTGCGTGCTGGGCCTGACGACCATTCCGTTCTCGGCGCAGTACCCTGACGGCAGTGAGATGCTCAAGCTGGTGGGATGGGCCCAGGGGATTGTCACCTTCCGCGGCGGTTCATCGGAGATGCTGAGCGGCGTGGCCTTTATTTTCCGCGTCCATCTGGTGCTGGGGATGACCATTTTCCTGATCTTCCCCTTCACCCGGCTGGTACACGTCTGGAGCGCGCCGTTTGAGTACATTACGCGGCGTTATCAGCTGGTGCGGTCGCGAAGGTAG
- the nhoA gene encoding N-hydroxyarylamine O-acetyltransferase, producing MTPFLTAYLARTGWQQPVSADIATLRGLHLHHNSAVPFENIDVVLPREIQLDEQSLVDKLVTARRGGYCFEQNGLFERALREVGFHVRSLLGRVVLANPAQMPPRTHRLLLVELEGERWIADVGFGGQTLTAPIRLVAEEEQATPHGLYRLINDGCDWVLQFRHHEHWQSMYHFDLTAQYQADYVLGNFWSAHWPQSHFRHHLLMCRHLPDGGKLTLTNFHFTHWQDGHALEQVNLPDAEVLYQVMQERFGLGVDDPKHGFTLAELTAVMAGFETHPQAGK from the coding sequence ATGACCCCGTTTTTGACCGCTTATCTCGCCCGTACCGGCTGGCAGCAGCCGGTTTCTGCGGACATCGCCACCCTGCGGGGCCTGCACCTGCATCACAACAGCGCCGTCCCGTTTGAGAATATCGATGTGGTGCTGCCGCGTGAAATCCAGCTCGACGAGCAATCCCTGGTGGATAAGCTGGTCACCGCCCGCCGCGGCGGGTATTGCTTTGAGCAGAATGGGTTATTCGAGCGGGCGCTGCGTGAGGTGGGATTCCATGTGCGCAGCCTGCTGGGGCGGGTGGTGCTGGCGAATCCGGCCCAGATGCCGCCGCGCACCCACCGTCTGCTGCTGGTGGAACTGGAGGGCGAACGCTGGATCGCCGACGTCGGTTTTGGCGGGCAGACCCTGACCGCGCCCATCCGTTTGGTCGCCGAAGAAGAGCAGGCGACGCCGCACGGCCTGTACCGGCTAATCAACGACGGTTGCGACTGGGTGCTACAGTTCCGCCACCACGAGCACTGGCAGTCGATGTATCACTTCGATCTCACCGCGCAATACCAGGCCGATTACGTGTTGGGCAACTTCTGGTCAGCGCACTGGCCGCAATCCCATTTCCGTCATCATCTGCTGATGTGCCGCCATCTGCCGGACGGCGGCAAACTGACCCTGACCAACTTCCACTTCACCCACTGGCAGGACGGCCACGCCCTGGAGCAGGTTAACCTGCCGGATGCAGAAGTACTTTATCAGGTGATGCAGGAGCGATTTGGGCTTGGGGTGGATGATCCGAAGCACGGCTTTACGCTGGCGGAACTCACGGCAGTGATGGCCGGGTTTGAAACCCATCCGCAGGCGGGGAAATAG
- a CDS encoding ABC transporter permease: protein MNPKYLSVTTLGLLLILVAFPLTFILLQAVFPHLSAGQFSGAFSGISQLLAEPQLPGMLGGTLQIALGVALVSALIGFPLGVARGLFNLPLPRLWDLLFLIPFLTPPYIAALSWMLVLQTNGYLQQITGVNLNDLLFSRSGIVLVMALNIFPVVYFAVSRSLLASGQRLALVARVHGASPGRAFWHITLPMLSPSLAAGMLLAFTLAIEEFGVPAALGTRAGVVMLTTDIEKKLADWPIDLSGASMLSVVLVVIALSAWWLQKKLTGHQDVTSITGKPTENMGASAGIFTLPVIAVFALTGFIAVILPGASMALSGVLGTLSGGVTLDNLTGGHYAALFSQQGDALSALGTSLSLALGAACITGVLGLLAAWLVVVQKIKGRGVLDALSLMPAALPGVVVGVGLILLWNRPFWPVSPYNSWAILLLSYCCLLLPWPVRYVGSALRQLGGNLEPAARVHGASALQALRFIVLPLVSPAMLAAMLMVFAIASRELVTSLLLAPAGTQTVSVFIWRQFEQGSVGQGMAMATLTLLTGLVLMLTALGIMQRTTRG, encoded by the coding sequence GTGAATCCTAAATATTTATCGGTAACGACGCTGGGATTATTGCTGATCCTGGTGGCGTTTCCGCTCACCTTTATTCTGCTCCAGGCGGTGTTTCCGCACCTCAGCGCCGGACAGTTCTCCGGGGCGTTCAGCGGCATCAGCCAGCTACTGGCGGAGCCGCAACTGCCGGGCATGTTGGGGGGTACGCTGCAAATTGCCCTTGGCGTCGCGCTGGTCAGTGCGCTCATCGGCTTTCCCCTCGGCGTGGCGCGCGGGCTGTTTAACCTGCCGCTGCCGAGGCTGTGGGATCTGCTGTTTCTGATCCCGTTTTTAACCCCGCCCTATATCGCCGCGCTCTCCTGGATGCTGGTCCTGCAAACCAACGGCTATCTGCAACAGATCACCGGAGTCAACCTCAACGACCTGCTGTTCAGCAGGAGCGGGATCGTGCTGGTGATGGCGCTGAATATCTTCCCGGTGGTCTATTTTGCGGTGTCGCGCAGCCTTCTGGCGAGCGGCCAGCGTCTGGCGCTGGTGGCCCGCGTTCACGGTGCCAGCCCCGGCCGGGCGTTCTGGCATATCACGCTGCCCATGCTTTCGCCGTCGCTGGCGGCGGGGATGCTGCTGGCCTTTACCCTGGCGATTGAAGAGTTTGGCGTGCCTGCCGCTCTCGGCACGCGCGCTGGCGTGGTGATGCTCACCACCGATATCGAGAAAAAGCTGGCGGACTGGCCGATCGATCTTTCGGGCGCATCGATGCTTTCCGTGGTGCTGGTGGTTATCGCCCTGAGTGCCTGGTGGCTGCAGAAAAAGCTGACTGGGCATCAGGATGTGACCAGCATTACCGGCAAACCGACCGAGAATATGGGCGCCAGCGCCGGGATTTTTACGCTGCCGGTTATCGCTGTTTTTGCGCTGACCGGGTTTATCGCGGTGATCCTGCCGGGGGCGTCGATGGCGCTGTCCGGGGTGCTGGGAACCCTGTCTGGCGGGGTGACGCTGGATAATCTGACCGGCGGGCACTATGCGGCGCTCTTCAGCCAGCAGGGGGACGCGCTGTCGGCGCTGGGCACCAGCCTGTCGCTGGCGCTGGGGGCGGCCTGTATTACCGGCGTGCTGGGCCTGCTGGCCGCGTGGCTGGTGGTGGTGCAGAAGATCAAAGGGCGCGGCGTTCTGGATGCGCTCTCCCTGATGCCTGCCGCCTTGCCGGGCGTGGTGGTCGGGGTGGGGCTGATCCTGCTGTGGAACCGTCCGTTCTGGCCGGTCTCGCCCTATAACAGCTGGGCGATATTGCTCCTGTCCTACTGCTGCCTGTTGTTGCCGTGGCCGGTGCGCTATGTCGGCAGCGCGCTGCGCCAGCTGGGAGGGAATCTTGAGCCTGCCGCGCGGGTGCATGGCGCCTCGGCGTTGCAGGCGCTGCGCTTTATCGTGTTGCCGCTGGTCTCCCCGGCGATGCTGGCGGCGATGCTGATGGTGTTTGCCATCGCCTCGCGCGAGCTGGTGACGTCGCTGCTGCTGGCCCCGGCGGGCACACAGACCGTCTCGGTATTTATCTGGCGGCAGTTCGAGCAGGGTTCTGTCGGACAGGGAATGGCGATGGCGACCCTGACGCTGCTGACCGGGCTGGTGCTGATGCTAACGGCGCTCGGGATCATGCAACGCACCACGCGCGGATAA